GCTGCAGGCCCCTTCGCAAAATGGGCGCAGGGGGCCGCTACGGCCGCCGTAGACGGGCCGCAGGCCGTGCAGACGACCGAAGGCCCCACCGTGGGCCGCAAAGCGGCCCAGGAGCGGGAATACCTGGCTGTTCCCTACGGCGAGCGCATCGCGGCCAAGGCGGCCGGCGCCGAGTGGGACAAGGTAGCGAAGTCCTGGTATGCCGGCCCGAAGGCCGACATGGAGAAGCTGGCCCGCTGGAAGCCCGAGAACGTGCCCGACCAGCAGGGGCCGGCCATGACGCCGCAGGAAGAGTTTGCCGATGCGCTGCGCTCCATCGGCTGCGTGGTCAGCGGCGAGCATCCCATCATGGACGGCAAGAAACACCGCATCAGCGTGGAAGGCGAGAAGCCCAGCGAGAAAGCCGGCTCGGGTTTCTATGTCGGCCATCTTGATGGACACCCTGCCGGCTACATGAAGAACAACAAGACCGGCATCGACATGAAATGGAAGTCCAAGGGCTACACCCTCGATCCCGAAGAGAAGGCACGCATGGCGGCCGAGGCCGCCACCAAGCTGCAGGCCCGCGAAGCCGAGCAGGCTCAGGCCCACGAAGCGACCGCGCAACGTGTCGGCCGCCAGATGGCCGACCTGGTGCCGGTCGAGCAGCCGACGCCCTACATGCAGGCCAAGGGCATCGAGCCGCAGGCCGGCGTCTTCACCGACCGCGCAGGCCAGAAGACCTACATCCCCGCAACGGACGTGGACGGCAAGCAGTGGACGATGCAATACATCCAGGAGGACGGCACAAAGCGGTTTGCGAAGGACAGCCGCAAGGAAGGTTGCTTCCATGTCGTCGGCGGCATGGATGCGCTGGCCCAGGCCCCCGCCCTTGTGATCGGTGAAGGCTATGCGACTGCCGGCAGCTTGTCGCAATCGCTGGGCTTCGCCACCGTGGCCGCGTTCGACTCGGGGAACCTGCCGGCCGTTGCGAAGGCGCTGCACGAGAAATTCCCGGACAAGCCCGTCATCATCGCCGGCGACGATGACCGCCACCTGGAGCTGACGCAGGGCGTCAACCCAGGCAAGGCGAAGGCCCAGGAGGCCGCGAAGATCACCGGAGGCAAGGCAATGCTGCCGATCTTTGCGCCGGGCGAGAACAGCTATCCCGCTGGCCTTCCACCCGTCACCCCGGAGAAGTTCAGGGAGCATCAGCGCACCGGGACGACACTCAGCGACCAGCAGCTTGCCGCGCTCGATCACATGAAGGGCAAGACCGACTTCAACGACCTGGCGAACAAGAGCGTGCTGGGCAAGGAAGGGATCGACCGCCAGGTGCGGGCCGCCGTCCATGACGTGATCGAGAAGCACCAAGCGCGTATCGAGCAGCAGCAACAGCGCGTGCAACGACAGGACCAACCGTTGCAGCCGCGCCGCGCTGCGAAAATCTGACAAAGGATTTAACGAACCAGCCGCATAATGGCTGCACTGTGTGAGCGGGTTCCTCCCTCCCTACCGCTCCGCAGCCTCCCTTGCCGCCTCGCACCCCGAGGCGGCTTTTTTTTTGCCCCTGCCGCGCATCGAGCATGCACGCGGCGGCCGTGGCCAACACCGAGTTGGCCAGGCTGGCCAACCTGGTCGAGATCTACTGCAGCAGATCCCGAACGAGATCCACGCCGGCCAATTTGGGTAGCCAAAATCGACCCGGCCAATTTGACCCGTGGCGCGAGTTCTTGGCCCCCTGTAGCATGACCAGCTCATTTGCGTATACCCAAAAAGGCCATGCCATGACGACAAAGAGAAAAACGGCCAGCTCGGCCGCGCCGGTCAAGGTTGCCCGCATCTACATGCGAGTAAGCACCGAAGCGCAGGATTTGGAGCGGCAGGAAGGCATTGCGCAGGCCGCAAGGGCGGCCGGGTACTACGTCGCCGGCATCTACCGGGAAAAGGCGTCAGGGGCACGTGCTGACCGTCCCGAGCTGCTGCGCATGATTGACGATCTGCAACCCGGTGAAATCGTGGTGGCTGAGAAAATCGACCGCATCAGCCGCCTACCCTTGGCCGAAGCCGAAAGGCTTGTGGCCTCGATACGCGCCAAGGGCGCCCGGCTATCGGTGCCCGGCATCATCGACTTGGACGAACTGGCGGCCGCAGCGCAGGGCGTGCCCCGCATCGTCTTGGAGTCCGTGCAGGACATGCTTTTGAAACTGGCCCTGCAAATGGCCCACGACGACTACGAGGACAGGCGCGAACGCCAGCGCCAAGGCATTGAGCTGGCGAAGGCTGCGGGCCGGTATGCCGGCCGCACGCCCGATACCGCCACACATGCCCGCATCGTGGCCCTGCGCGAAGGCGGCAAGAGCATCGCGGAAACGGCAAGGCTGGCCGGGTGCAGTCAAAGCCAAGTGAAGCGCGTATGCGCGATGGCCCGGCCAGCGGTTGGCGACAAAAAGGAGCTGACCAGGTCGTGAACCTGTCGCCAAGACAATTTCAGCGGTACAGCTCGGATGGCATACAAATATGGCGTTATGCACCAGCATGGTGTAATGTGGTGCATTAGATCAATCGAGGCGGCCTAATCATGCCCAAGCCCAGCAAACCATCACAAATACAGCAGGAGACGCACAAGAGCGTCAGAACGTCTGTCAGCTTGTCGCCTGAGCTGCATGGCACGCTGGAGCGCATGGCCAAGGAGAAAAAAGTTTCCGTGGCCTGGGTGATCCGGGATGCCGCAGAAAAGTACGTCGGCGAACAGTGGCCGCTGCTTCAACAAGAGAGAGCATGATGGCAAACGCCCCAAATTTTTACGAATTCTTCGCGGGTGCCGGAATGGCCCGCGCAGGTCTTGGCAACAAATGGCGATGCGTCTTTGCCAATGAATTCGATCTCAAAAAGAGTGTCGTCTATCAAAAGAACTGGAAAACACAGAACGTCTTGAAAGTGGCAGACGTTGGCACGCTCACGACGCAGGACGTGCCTGATGTAGCTGACCTGGTATGGGCATCTTTCCCATGCCAAGACCTGTCACTAGCTGGCGCAGGCGCGGGCCTGAAGGGCAACCGGTCAGGGACTTTCTGGCCGTTCTGGCACCTCATGGAAGGCCTGATTGAAGAGGATCGCGCCCCCAAACTGATCGTTCTGGAAAACGTGTGCGGCACGCTCACTTCACATGACGGCAAAGACTTCGCCGCCATCTGTTCGACTTTCGTAAAAGCGGGCTACTTTTTTGGGGCCGTTGTCGCCGATGCCGTCCAGTTCGTGCCTCACTCGCGGCCTCGCCTGTTCGTCATTGGTGTGCGCGATGAACTAGCCCTTACGGCTCCGAACATCACCAGCGAAACGCCCTCGGCAATTTGGCACACAAAGGGCCTGCTGAACGCCTACGAGAAGCTATCGGCCAAGGTACGCAGCAAGTGGTTGTGGTGGAGTCCACCTGTGCCGTCGAAGCGGAAAACCACCTTCGCCGACTTGATTGAAGAGCAACCGCATGGGGTCGAATGGAACTCACCCAGCGAAACCGCAAAGCTGCTGGAGATGATGAGCGAAAAGAACCTGAAAAAGGTGAATGACGCCAAGAAGGCAGGCACCCTAATGGTGGGTGCGATCTACAAGCGCACACGATGCGACGAGTTGGGCCGTAAGGTTCAACGCGCTGAAGTGCGGTTTGACGATATTGCTGGGTGTTTGCGCACCCCGGCTGGCGGTTCTAGTCGGCAAGTGATTCTGATTGTTGAAGGCGAGAATGTGAGATCGCGCCTAATTTCTCCTCGGGAGACCGCGCGACTGATGGGCCTGCCCGACAGTTACGAGCTACCAAAGAACTACAACGAGGCGTATCACCTCACTGGAGACGGGGTTGCTGTTCCAGTTGTCAGGCACTTGGCGAAACACATTTTTGAACCCCTGCTGGCCGCACAAGCAGCGGCCACAAAGGTAGCCGCATGAGTGTCATTCCATGCGAGCAGAACGCTGAACTAAAAACCAAAATCCTCGAATTTGCGGAAGTCCTCAAAACTCAATCCCATCAGCTAGGCGAGCACGGCTTGACTGAGAATGAGTTCTACAACAGCGGTCTATTTCGTGGTGCGGTGGAACGTATCCGTGGTCAGTTTTCGGCCACGATGAGCGAAAAACGCGACTTCGTTCGGCACATCTTGAACCACATGCAGGATGGCGGTTTCATTCAAGACTGGAACTCTTCCGGCGCAGATAACAGACATGACTATGCCGTGACGATGCCAACTGGACGGACGGCAGTTATCGAATTGAAAGGCTGCCTGGATGGGAACAACACCAACATTTTTGAGCGGCCACCACACGCGCACGAATTCATCATTTGGAGTGTTTGCACCAACCCCGGTGCAGACCCACAACACAACGCATGGTCAGGCATCCATACCCGTCTAAGCGCCGAAATTATTTCTCGGTCGCAACGTGTCGATGGCCTGTTGATCTGGGACATGGTTTGTGGGACGCTTGGCAGGCCTTGTCCCAAGATTGCAGACGAAGCTGAACCGCGCATTACGGAGTTGGGCCACTATCGATTGCCGCCCCCTTGCATCTACATGATGCCGGCCACGATTCCATCGCCTCGCAACAACCCCAACCCGGCACCTCAACAACTTCAAGATGTGACACTCTTGCAGGCATTCAGTGACTGCTTTCAAGTTCATGCACACGAGGTCAACTCAATCTCATTCACCGTGTCGCACGATGGCGCAGATACCGTGCGCACTACGACGATCCGCAGAAACGGGATTGTCCAACGGCAATCTGGCCCCACCGCCATCAGACGGTCTTAACAGCATGGCATCTATCAACACTGATTCCGCCAACTCTAGGAATGGCACAGCAGCCCTGGAGCAGAACCGCGCAGCAGGCGGTGCAGAGCAAAGACGAATGCTGACACGATCAGGGGAATCGGTCACTGTCTCCCTCGATGTAACGGCATCAAGGGATGACACCACGTACAGCGCTCGGCTTCGCTTCAAAAGTGGCGGCGCAACCGTTCAAAGACCTGTCGGGAAATTCACAGCGCCCAACAGGTTCCAAGCACTGAAGTTGGCTTGGGCGGCGCTGAAGTCAGAGAATATTGCGGAAAAAGAAGGCTGGTCATGGGTTGCGTCAAACACTCCGCCGGACGTTGCTCAAAAAAATCTGCCAGAAGCTGCCTAACTATCAATCCCTTTCAGGTGGTCGCGGGCCGGAAGCCTGCACGCGGTGGGCTTTGGTGACAGTGGGGAGTTGGCCAGGTCGCGACCCTGTCGCCAAGACAGTTTCAGCGTGCCGGGTTCACGAACTCGGCAAGGTCGATTTCACCAGCAACAAACCGGGCGGCCCGCTGCTCTCCGGCCTCGGATGGCTTGAACCCTTCAAGGCCCACGGATGCGCGGGCTTAGTTCACTGAAGATCGTGCTGGAGTCGCTGCAGGAGCTGCTATTGCGCCTTGCCCTGCAGATGGCCCGCGACGACTACGAAGACCGGCGCGAGCGGCAGCGCCAGGGCGTGGCGCTTGCGAAGGAAGCGGGACGGTACACCGGCCGCCAGGCCGACACAGCAACTCACGAGAGGATCATTGCGCTGCGCACTGCGGGGCACAGCATCCCCGATACGGCCAGGCTGGCCGGCTGCAGCGAAAGCCAGGTTAAGCGCGTTTGGTCAATGCGGGCGACGGCCTCACCAGCTTGACCGTGACGCCGGCCGGCCGCATGAGAGCCTTAACCACGGCGGCCGACACCTCATTGCGGGACTGCGCTTTTTCTTCGACGCTTTTGCGTGGGAGGTCATCCGTTGAATCTGGAACGCTCACGGTGAGCTGATCCCCGATCAATGAGGCTTCAAACATGCGCTTGCCGGCCGGCGTGATCCACATGCCTATCAGCTCGCGCTTGGAGTCGGCGACCAGGCGCTGCGCCGGCTTGTCCATGTGGGCCTTGATCTTCTCGCACATGGCCGTGGTGGCCGGCACCGAGGGAAGACGCTGCAGGTAGTCGAGAACGTTCTCGAGCACGGCCAGCGTTTCCTTGTGCTTCTGTTCGTCGGTGAATTTCACTTGGCGTCCCATCCCTTTCTTTTTTCTGCGCGCCACTCCCAGGGCGCGACCGCGTGCGGATCGGCCCACAGGCCGACCCGCCCAGCGCGTGCCGCTGCTTCGACGTCGAGCAGCGACCGATCCACCAGGTAGGCCCGATACACCCAGGCCATGCCCTGTTCCACCATCATGCGGTTGACACTGCGGCCGTCCACCAACAGCGTGCCGATCGCGCGGCCGTAGCGATCGACGGACGCCGATCGCACGTAGACCGACTTCTGGAACACCGCCGCAGCAAGCGCCTGCCTTGACCTGGTGCCGAAGGCTTGCGCCTTCTCGGGGGCATCAATCTCAGCCAGGCGCGTGCGGATCGGCGTGCGATCCACCAACACATCCACCGTATCACCATCGAGAACGCCGACGACGCGGCCCGCGAAATCGGCGTGTGCCTGTCCTGCAGCGATGCACAGGACCAGCGCGACCAGGCGAGCCAAGCGCGCCATGTCAGTTGCCCACGAAGACAAGTTCGACTTCCACGCGCTGGTTCTCAAGCCGGCCTTCTGGCGTCGAGTTGTCCGCGATGAAGTCTGCAGCAGATGCGAAGTTGACGACGATCTTCAACGGCGAAACGCCGCGTGCGATGAGATAGGAGCGCGCCGACAGTGCCCGAGCAAGGGCCAGCGATTCATCCTGCGCGCTCGGCTTGAGTGTGCTGGTCCGTCCCTTGATCGTCACCAGGTCGGCATCCTTCGCGTTGAGCAATTCCGCTTCCTGCCGTGCCGTGGGCCGGAAGGCCGTGCCGCCATGGGGGAACGACACGAAGACACCCGACAGGACCGGCCTGCCGTATTCGGTCATCGGCTGGGCCGATGCGCTTTGCGCGGCCACCAGGAAGGCAGCAGAGAGGGCCAGCAGGCACGGTTTGAACATGAACACGCTCCAATCAGAAAAAGAGGTAGCCGGCCTTGCTCATCGGGATTCGGATGAGCCAAAGCGCGACCAGGTGCAGGGGGTAGTAGGCGTAAAACGCCCACCGCAGCCGGGGCAGGCGCACATCGACGTGCGCAGCCGCGGCGACCACGGGGAGCGCCGCCAACGCCCAAAAATTGCCGTTGATGAACCACAGCGCGGCGCAGGACGCCAGCAGCAGCGCGAGCGCCGGCACCGATGGCTTCCTGCAGTACCACCAGACAGCCAGGCAGATCGAGAGCGCCGGCCACCAGTATTCGACCGAGCTGCCGGCGACGAGGAACACGGCGGCAGCGGCAACCAGGCGCGGACGGCCTCCCTGGTCGATGAGGAAGAGCACGGCCGTTGCGGCCAGCAGCGTGAACATCACGTTCAGCGGCCACCAGCCGGCCCACAGGCCGCCCAAGGCGAGGAATGCAGGGGTGGCGGCAAGGCCGAAGAGGGCCAGGCGCTTCAAGGTGCGGCGATAGACGCCGCGCTGCAGCGTATCCGGCCGAGCCAGGTTGTACGCCAGGACAAAGCAGAAGATCGGCAGCGCCAGGCGACCCGCGTTGAACAGCAGCGGCACCGTGCCATTGAACAGGTACTTGTTGACGTGATCGCCGGTCATGAGCAGCAGCGCGAGCCACTTCAACGCTTCGACCGATCCATCAGCGACGACCAGGCGCGGCAACCTCACTTGCGGCCACCTCGCCGGCTGTAGTGCTGGAGGGCGACGAAGGCGAGATACAGCACGGGCGCGAGCAGGATCAGCGCAATGGTCTTGCCGATCCATGCCGGCAGCGACCAGAGCACCAGGCCGAGCAGGAGCAGCGGTCCGCAGGCAAGCAGCAGTAAATCGCCCTGGCTCTTGGCCTGCGACTCGGCCCAATCGCAATAGCTCTTGATGACACCGAAAAGGCCGAGGGTGTACCGCTTCATGAAGGCGTGAAAGTCCATGTTTTTATCCGCTAAAAAAACGGCCTCACTGGCCGTTGATGATGAGCTTTCGAGGCACGTAGCTGGCAGTGCTCCAAGGCCCTGCAGGCGCTGCCTGCGGGACCGCTGCAGGGGCCGGCTTCGATACCACTGGCGCGGTCGGAGCGACCGCTTGAACGGCTACCTGCGTCGAAGGGGTTGCGCCGGGCTTCGTCACGTCGCGGGTAACGAAACGCGCATCGAGCCAATCGGCCCACTTGACTGCCCTGCGCATCAGGTCGGCGCGATAGACCACGTTGAATTGGGGGGTGCGCGAGTGGTAGTTAGCCGCCCGCGTCCACAAGTCGCCCTTGTCCTTGCGGATGTGTTGCCGCAGCCGCCAGGCCGCCAGGTCAAACGAGTAGCAGCCAGCCGCTGCCACGTCGTTTGCCGTAATGCCGTACTTCGCCAGGTCGCCCAGGTACAGGGTGTTGAACTGCATCGGGCCCACGTCATGCGTGCCGTTCGTGTTCTTCACCCACTGGCCCGGCTTGCCGCCTTCTTTCTCCGCGACCGCAAGAACGATGTTCGCCGGCACTTCGTATTTGACGGCGGCCGAAATCGAGCAGATGACGCGCTCTTGAAGCTGGGGCGGGAGATCGATGAAAGACATGGTTCAGGCTCCCTTAGTTGCCACCGCCGCCCCAACTGGCGCGGCGGCGCTCTTCGTCTTCGGCCTTGATGCGGGCGTTGTATTCGGCCAGGGCGCGGTCATAGTCCCGCGCCTCGACCCAATACCCTCCCCGCTCAGGAATCCCCACATAGCGCGGCACCGTGCCCGAGAAGTCCGTGTAGGCGTGCGTCGTGTAGGCGGTGCAGTAGCTGGGCATCTGGTTGCTGACGTACACCATGCCATCGTCGGAACCCGTCCACGAACGCAGCACGGCGTTCAGGGACGCGGCATCGCACCGGCCGGCACCGTTGGCCTGCGCGTTGACCAGGGCCGACATTTGCGGCGTTTGATTGGCGACGGGACACAGGTTCAGGAAGTTGACGCGGCCCCGGATCGTGTCCGACAGCTTGCGGTACGAAATGCTGAAATAGCGGCGCAGCGAAGGCGTGCATTCGCTGGGCTGGGTGCCAGTGGCAAGGCACAAGATCGCTTCGCAGGCCAGGCGGGTATCGCCCGTGAGGATTTCCTGCGCGCTGGCAGTGGCTGGAATCGCACCGAAGGCGGCCACCGCAAGAGCGGCCGAGGCGATGAGGTTTTTGCGTTGCATGGTTGATGCTCCTTTGCAGTTACGAGGTTTTGGAATTGCGATTCATGAAGTCGGCCACTTCGGGCGCGACGGGGGTTTCTGCCTGGCCCTTGCCTGCAGACAGTTCGTTGTCGTTGAAGGCCGTGGCGGCCGTCGAGGCCTGCGCGGCGCTGCTGGGTGCCGGCGCGGGAGTGGACAGGTCTGCCGGCGCTGCCGCGTCCTGCGCCCTGATCGCGGCTGCGATCTTTCCGCCCGTGGTTTCGCTGATGCGATCAAGAGCCGACTCGCGCATGCTCGCGGCCTTGGCTTTCGCCACGTCCCAGGAGCCTTGCGCCAGGTTGCCCGCAGTGCCCGCAGCAATGGCCGCCGCACGGCCCAACATGCTGCCGGTGGAGCGTTGTTCGCCAGGTGCCAGGCCAGTGCCCTGCCCCCCTCCCTTGGCGTCAGAACCTGCGGACTTGCCGCCTGCGTCGGCCTTCCCTTCGGCTCCAGGTGCCGCGCCACCGCCCGAGTCCTTGCCCTCGCCTGCCGGCGCGCTGCTCTTGCCGCCCGAGCTGCCGCCTTCGGAGGCACCACCACCGAAGCCACCGCCCGAGCCACTGGAGCCACTTGAGCCGCTGCCCGAGCCGCTGCCCGAGCTGCTGCCGGTGTCCATGCCCGCGAAGACGCTGCCACCGCCAGAGCTGCCGCCGCCAGGGCCTGCAGCGGCCATAGCGACGCCGCCCATCGTGTCGCCCATGCCACCACCGCCGCCGCCCTCGCTGGATGCCGCAGACGCTTTGCTGTAGGCCGCCATGAGGGCTTGCGCGCCACCGGCCGCGCTGGCCGCGCCGGCCGCAATCGCTGCGCCGCCCGTGGCGATTGCCGCACCCGCTACTGCTGCCGCACCCATCGCTGCGCCGGCACCGAAGCCGCCGCCGAGGGCGTGCGCGCCTCCACCCATCGCCAGGCCGCCGACCATCGACGGCAGCTTGTTTACCAACGCCAGCAGCACGACCGCGACAATCATCATCACGCCTAATTCCTTGAGGCTGATGCCGGCGCTCATGGCGTTGTAATACTGATCGACAAACGACTTGCCGATGCCGACGAGCAGAACCATCGTGAAGAGCTGCGCGGCGATGTTCAGGACGGTCTTGTAGTAGTTGATCGCCATGTCCGAAGTCCACCGCGATCCACCGAAGCCGAGAAAGAAAACGCCGGCATAGGCCAATATCCAGCCGCTCACCAGGAGCAGCAACATATTCACGCCGATCAACGCCAGGATGATGAGAATCGCCGCGCTGATGAGGATGCCGGCCGCGCTATCGACAGGCGACCACACCGAAGACTGATCGAGCACCTTAAAGAAAATGTCGAAACCAATATCAACGATCCCGGAGGGCGTCAGCGTCGAGCCGGTGCCGCTTGCACTGCCTGCGATGGTGCGCAGCGAACTCATGATGTCGGTGGCGAAATTCGGCCCGTTCGTGAGCAGCCACCAGAAGAAGCCGGTGAAGATGGTGAAGCGGATGAACTCCGCATAGAACTCGCCAATATCGGCCTTGCGCAAGGCCATGAAGCCAAACGTCCACACCATCGAAATCACTGCGAGCGTCCAAAACAACCAGGTGGCCCGGGCCGTGATGAAGCCGGCCCAACCACTGGCGGCGGCCGAATAGCGGTTGAGGACGTTATCTAAGACGCCGGCATTGTCGATAGCCGCTTGCGCCTCAATGGAAAAGAACGCCAGCCACAGCAAAACAAACAGCAGGCCGGCGTTCTTGAATACGGCTGGCATTCTCATAGTCACAACCTCACCATTCTTTCTTTTCGCTGGGTTTGAAACCGCCACCACGGCGCAGGCACAGCGACGAAAACGCTTGCTGCGCGCCCTTGTCTTCGATCTTGGCAACGCTCGCGGGCTTGCAGTTCTCATCGTTGACTTCGGGCATGGCTTGCTTGGCCGGTTGTTCTGCAGGCTTTTCGCCGCAGCCGGCGACCAAGGCCGCCACGAGGGCGGCCAGGGCCAAGGTAAGAACCTTGTTGGTCTTCATCGAGCAGCCCTTACCAAGTGCGCGCAGGGCTAGCGCGGTACTCGCCCTTGCGCAAGTTTTCGGCAGCAGCGGCCTCTTGCGCCTCTCTGTCTGCAATCACCTGGTTGCGCGTGGCGACCGCGTTCTGTTGCGCGATCAACAGGCCGCGAATCTGCAGGAGCTGGTTTGCCTGGTTGCTGGCGAGCTGGTTTGCAAAGCCGATGGCCTGCATCTGGCCGGTGGCTCCCTGCGCGGAAGATTGCAGGCGTTGCAATTGGCGCGCATCGGATTCCATTGCGTCCTGCTGCTTGTCCAAGCCTTTGAACAGCGCATCGTTGGCCTTCTTCTGAGCTTCCGAATTCAGCTTGTTGGAAGCCTGTTTCATGGCGTCGAATTCAGCCTTCGTGCAACCGATGTTGAAGCATGGGGACGAGCGGTAATAGGACACGTCCTGGAACTTCGACAGGTAGCCGTCGAGGCTGCCCGCCTGGTTCTTGTAGTAGTTCAACGTGTCGATGGCCCCGCGAAGCTGGTTCATCGTGGACGTGGCCTGATCCCAGATATACGCGGCCGGTGCGACCGTGTTCTGGATCATGTTTTCGTACTGCTGGAGCTGGGTGCGGTACTGCTCAATTTGCTTGAGCGTCTGCGCAACGTTCTCCACTGCCGACATGACGGTTTGCGTCAGGTTCGCACCGTCGATAACCGGGATGCCGGCCTGCGCCGGGGTCATCACGCCAGGGGCAGTAAGTGCAAAAACCAAAACGACTTTAGCCGCTAAAACTTTCTTAGTGAGCATCTTCATTTCGCTTTCTCCTTTGGGTTAGTAGTCGAACGCCTGGTACGGCTTGGAAAACGTCATGTCCTTGGTGACGATGACGTTAAAACGGTAGCCCGGACGAATTTCGAGGGTCGGGGCAATGTTCATGTTTTTGGAAATCAACTGAGCGGTGACAAGGCCGAGCTGCTGGCCCAACGCTTCGCTAAGTGCGCCGCTGGCCGTCTGCCGATTGCCGTTGTTCTGCTGGTCCTGGTTCTGGCTCATGGTGATACCCGCCGTCACGCCAGACATGAGGAATGCCGATGCGAACAGCCGGAAATAGTGGTTGTTCACCTGGTCATTGAAGCCCGCATAACCGGCGCTGTCGGCACCAGGCATCGAACCAATATCCATTGCCTTGCCGTCCGGGAAGACGATGCGTTGCCAGGCAATCAGCACGCGGGATTGGCCGTATGCCACATCACTGGAGTACCGACCCACAAGGCGCGAGCCTTGAGGAATCAGCTTCCATTTGCCGGTGGGCGTGTCGAACACGTCCTGGCTCACCTGGGCCATGATCTGACCGGGCAAATCGGAGTTGATGCCTGAAATCAGCGTGGCGGGCACGACGAAACCGGCGCGCAGCTCATACGGCGAGCGTGGCGCTTCGGGCTTGGAATCGAGCTTCCAGCGGTCTTCCTGCCCGGAGTTGGCGAACTGCGAATAGTCCTTGCTCCCCGACGAGCTGGAGCCGGCCGTTTGCAGGAGCCTAGGAGCCGCCGAAACGCCTCCCCCGGACATACCCCCTACCCCACCGGCTTGAAGCTGCTGCATGCGCGCTCTGTAGGCCGCCGTGGGGTCGTCGCGGGTCTGCGCGTCGATCTGCTGGCGCACGGCCGCCAGTCGGGCTAACGCTTCCTCGCGGGTGGCCGGCGCTGCGCCATCCGTCAGGCCGCCAGGCGTCGATCCCGAGCTGCGGGGAGCGATGCCCCGCACGCTCGTCTTCGCCTTGATGGCCTCTTCGAGCTGCTGCATCTTCGCCATGCGGACGCGCTGCATTTCGTCGTTGCTGACACGATCATCCAGGCTTGCGCTGGTCGGTGGCGTCGGCGGCGCGTCCAGGTTTTCCGGGCGGGCAACGTCGATGGCCGGGCCTTGCGGCTGCGAGAGGTCGGGCACCGTGGGCGGTGCTGCCCGCTCGGCCTGGATGATCCCGTCCTTCTGGTTGCCGGCAATTTCGTTGGCGAACA
The window above is part of the Xanthomonas hyacinthi genome. Proteins encoded here:
- the trbK gene encoding entry exclusion lipoprotein TrbK, with translation MKTNKVLTLALAALVAALVAGCGEKPAEQPAKQAMPEVNDENCKPASVAKIEDKGAQQAFSSLCLRRGGGFKPSEKKEW
- the trbJ gene encoding P-type conjugative transfer protein TrbJ; translation: MKMLTKKVLAAKVVLVFALTAPGVMTPAQAGIPVIDGANLTQTVMSAVENVAQTLKQIEQYRTQLQQYENMIQNTVAPAAYIWDQATSTMNQLRGAIDTLNYYKNQAGSLDGYLSKFQDVSYYRSSPCFNIGCTKAEFDAMKQASNKLNSEAQKKANDALFKGLDKQQDAMESDARQLQRLQSSAQGATGQMQAIGFANQLASNQANQLLQIRGLLIAQQNAVATRNQVIADREAQEAAAAENLRKGEYRASPARTW
- a CDS encoding TrbI/VirB10 family protein; amino-acid sequence: MSEDQMSPDASPGEVTKKTGVRRVNNLPVYIIGGLMGVFLLVMVLVAADRADQQNRPAGAKDEKAGNTSMFANEIAGNQKDGIIQAERAAPPTVPDLSQPQGPAIDVARPENLDAPPTPPTSASLDDRVSNDEMQRVRMAKMQQLEEAIKAKTSVRGIAPRSSGSTPGGLTDGAAPATREEALARLAAVRQQIDAQTRDDPTAAYRARMQQLQAGGVGGMSGGGVSAAPRLLQTAGSSSSGSKDYSQFANSGQEDRWKLDSKPEAPRSPYELRAGFVVPATLISGINSDLPGQIMAQVSQDVFDTPTGKWKLIPQGSRLVGRYSSDVAYGQSRVLIAWQRIVFPDGKAMDIGSMPGADSAGYAGFNDQVNNHYFRLFASAFLMSGVTAGITMSQNQDQQNNGNRQTASGALSEALGQQLGLVTAQLISKNMNIAPTLEIRPGYRFNVIVTKDMTFSKPYQAFDY